In Populus nigra chromosome 10, ddPopNigr1.1, whole genome shotgun sequence, the following proteins share a genomic window:
- the LOC133704697 gene encoding GCN5-related N-acetyltransferase 8-like, whose protein sequence is MAAAAPPLPPTPAPTAPTGLPDSDSTPVGHPLFARIRLATPLDIPHIHKLIHQMAIFEKLTHLFTATESSLASTLFKSPPFLSFTIFLLEVSSHPFEKDSNFHSQSFTPIERIFNLDHSLIDPEAETFKNGTNGDVVVAGFVLFFPNFSTFLGKPGFYVEDLFVRECYRRKGLGKLLLSAVASQAVKMGYGRVEWVVLDWNVNAIKFYEEMGADVLPEWRICRLTGPALEAYRDAI, encoded by the coding sequence ATGGCCGCCGCAGCCCCGCCCCTACCGCCAACCCCCGCCCCCACCGCCCCTACAGGCCTCCCAGACTCAGACTCAACACCAGTAGGCCACCCTCTCTTCGCCAGGATCCGCCTAGCAACACCCCTAGACATCCCTCACATCCACAAACTCATCCACCAAATggccatctttgaaaagttaaccCACCTTTTCACTGCCACAGAATCCTCCCTTGCCTCTACCCTCTTCAAGTCTCCACCTTTCCTATCTTTCACCATCTTCCTTCTTGAAGTCTCCTCACACCCTTTTGAAAAAGATTCGAACTTCCATTCTCAAAGCTTCACTCCCATTGAAAGAATTTTCAATCTTGATCATTCTTTAATAGACCCAGAAGCTGAGACTTTCAAAAATGGGACCAATGGTGATGTTGTTGTTGCtgggtttgttttgttttttccaaatttCTCAACTTTTTTGGGGAAGCCAGGGTTTTATGTGGAGGATTTGTTCGTGAGGGAGTGCTATAGAAGAAAGGGACTAGGGAAGTTGTTGCTTTCTGCTGTGGCTTCACAGGCCGTGAAAATGGGGTATGGGAGAGTGGAATGGGTCGTTCTTGACTGGAATGTTAATGCTATCAAGTTTTACGAGGAAATGGGTGCTGATGTTTTGCCAGAATGGAGGATTTGCCGGCTGACTGGCCCTGCACTTGAGGCTTATCGTGATGCCATTTGA
- the LOC133704347 gene encoding GCN5-related N-acetyltransferase 8-like, translating into MASTISPPPAAALASIATPTILVGQHQLYTRIRLATPADVPHIHKLIYQMAVFQNETHLFTATESSLASTLFNSPPFQSFTVFILEVSSNPFKNIHSPAFLPIERTVLVDHVAADPEAETFKSGVANEDDDGDDVTVAGFVLFVPSYTTFAGKPGFHVEDLLVRECYRRKGFGKMLLSAVAEQAVKMGFKRVEWSVLEWNVNAIKFYEEMGAKVLTEWRVCRLTGDALEAYGDANY; encoded by the coding sequence atGGCTTCCACTATATCACCACCACCAGCTGCAGCTCTAGCCTCCATCGCCACCCCCACCATCCTAGTGGGTCAACACCAACTCTACACTCGTATTCGCCTAGCAACACCCGCTGATGTCCCTCACATCCACAAACTCATTTATCAAATGGCTGTCTTTCAAAATGAAACTCATCTCTTCACTGCAACTGAATCCTCCCTTGCTTCCACCCTCTTTAACTCACCTCCTTTCCAATCCTTCACCGTCTTTATCCTTGAGGTCTCGTCCAACCCCTTCAAAAATATTCACTCTCCAGCTTTCCTTCCCATTGAACGCACCGTCCTTGTTGATCATGTAGCTGCTGATCCCGAGGCCGAAACATTTAAGAGTGGTGTTGctaatgaagatgatgatggtgatgatgttACTGTGGCAGGGTTCGTATTGTTTGTGCCAAGTTACACTACATTTGCAGGGAAGCCAGGGTTTCACGTGGAGGATCTGTTGGTTAGGGAGTGTTATAGAAGGAAAGGTTTTGGGAAGATGTTGTTGTCCGCGGTGGCGGAGCAGGCGGTGAAGATGGGGTTTAAGAGAGTGGAGTGGTCAGTTCTGGAGTGGAATGTGAATGCTATCAAGTTTTATGAGGAGATGGGCGCTAAGGTTTTGACTGAGTGGCGGGTTTGCAGGTTGACTGGCGATGCTCTTGAGGCTTATGGTGATGCTAATTACTAg
- the LOC133704877 gene encoding lysM domain receptor-like kinase 3, whose amino-acid sequence MCKSKKSTNIINSTTTSRSMATESLKSTPPPSSSSSTSSFINPSSSTNKYPSSSTNKYPSTNYSPNYPSTSKSWSFSSKTSLSNLKDSLPENPHIYDFSEISKATNNFLQKPFSSSSSSVSWRCSLRGKELILFQRKFRRQIESPELQQRLLTICRSHHSSVIKLLGATTSGNYIYLAYEYVHGANLATCLRNPQNPSYTVLSSWLSRMQIATDIANGLDYIHHCSGLNSEFVHNHIKSLSILVTEDSLNAKICHFGTAELCGEIVGKEGSSSKNFGRSNSKVMKIEGTRGYMAPEFQASGLTTQKCDVYAFGVVILELVSGEEALRYVFDEGGGGYKRISVIERAREVMAVGGGELRKWVDKRMKDSYPVEVAEKMLLLGLECVDDDPEKRPDMGLVDGRVSRLYLESKNWAEKIGLPTDFSVSMAPR is encoded by the coding sequence ATGTGCAAATCAAAAAAGAGCACCAACATCATCAACTCTACAACTACCTCAAGATCCATGGCTACCGAATCCTTAAAATCAACACCACCGCCATCATCTTCATCCTCAACTTCATCTTTTATCAACCCATCATCATCTACTAACAAATACCCATCATCATCTACTAACAAATACCCATCAACAAATTACTCTCCAAACTACCCATCAACATCAAAGTCTTGGTCCTTTTCAAGCAAAACATCTCTTTCTAACCTTAAAGATTCATTACCAGAAAACCCTCACATTTATGATTTCTCTGAAATCAGCAAAGCTACAAACAACTTTTTACAAAAACCCTTTTCGTCTTCCTCTTCATCAGTCTCTTGGAGATGCTCACTTCGTGGAAaagaattgattctttttcaACGCAAGTTTCGCCGTCAGATTGAATCACCTGAGCTTCAACAGAGGTTATTGACCATTTGCAGGAGTCATCACAGTAGCGTGATCAAGCTTCTTGGTGCTACCACTTCAGGGAATTATATCTATCTTGCTTATGAGTATGTTCATGGTGCAAATTTAGCTACCTGTCTTAGGAATCCACAGAACCCCAGTTACACAGTTTTATCATCTTGGTTATCTCGTATGCAGATTGCTACTGATATAGCTAATGGTCTCGATTATATTCACCACTGTTCAGGTTTGAATTCAGAATTTGTgcataatcatataaaaagttTAAGTATTTTAGTTACTGAAGATTCTTTAAATGCCAAGATTTGTCATTTTGGGACTGCTGAATTGTGTGGAGAGATAGTGGGGAAGGAAGGGTCTTCCTCGAAAAATTTTGGGAGGTCGAATAGTAAGGTAATGAAAATTGAGGGAACAAGAGGCTATATGGCGCCTGAGTTTCAGGCAAGTGGACTTACGACACAGAAATGTGACGTGTATGCATTCGGGGTGGTGATTTTGGAGTTGGTGTCTGGAGAGGAGGCGTTGAGGTATGTGTTTGATGAGGGAGGTGGAGGTTATAAGAGAATTAGTGTTATTGAGAGGGCAAGGGAGGTGATGGCTGTTGGTGGGGGTGAATTGAGGAAGTGGGTTGATAAGAGGATGAAGGATTCGTATCCAGTTGAAGTTGCAGAGAAGATGTTGTTGTTGGGATTGGAATGTGTGGATGATGATCCAGAGAAGCGGCCGGATATGGGGCTGGTTGATGGTAGAGTGTCTAGATTGTATTTGGAGTCGAAGAATTGGGCTGAAAAGATTGGTTTGCCTACTGATTTCTCAGTCTCAATGGCGCCTCGTTGA
- the LOC133704868 gene encoding lysine-specific demethylase ELF6-like produces MGNVEIPKWLKGLPLAPEFRPTDTEFADPVAYISKIEKEASAFGICKIIPPLPKPSKRYVFSNLNRSLSKCPELGDDVDLSNVCSSSNGVLRDGGNDGENRAVFTTRQQELGQSVKKAKGMVKENLQSGVHKQVWQSGEAYTLEQFESKSKAFARSLLGMLKEVNPLVIEALFWKAASEKPIYVEYANDVPGSGFGEPESHSRYFPRRRRKRASYQSYRRSRESPVCSTNDMDDVKNSHNDEVKGVSIKNVPSLCLETTPRSSMASLTSFAEDNLRSSKQKSVTATNDMEGTAGWKLSNSPWNLQVIARSPGSLTRFMPDDIPGVTSPMVYIGMLFSWFAWHVEDHELHSMNFLHTGSPKTWYAVPGDYVFSFEEVIRTEAYGGNIDRLAALSLLGEKTTLLSPKAIISSGIPCCRLVQNPGEFVVTFPRAYHVGFSHGFNCGEAANFGTPQWLKVAKEAAVRRAAMNYLPMLSHQQLLYLLTMSFVSRVPRSLLPGARSSRLRDRQREERELSVKEAFLEDMLKENDILSAFLEKNSTCHAVIWNPDLLPCASKESHLLNITSTITTTPKQNASHINFDVNRNCNENDLFKEMSLYMETLDDLYMEEDDLSCDFQVDSGTLACVACGILGFPFMSVLQPHEKASIELMPGEEPRVTRIDNVQPSLDSDSTCKGSVSDDHGPVKDYSVPLKDLPMPTGWNTSHKFLRPRIFCLEHGVQIEELLQSKGGANLLIICHSDYQKIKAHAYAIAEEIESPFNYNEVPLEAASKEDLNLINLAIDDEDHHECGEDWTSKLGINLRYCVKIRKNSPSKKVQHALALGGLFSDRSLTDFLNIKWQSRRSRSRIKLNQPFHRKPCEIIEPDKDEMSGNKSDGLTVKKEEKLVQYTRRKYKVKIDYSTNGLEGCSRRCFAEEVSGASGDDPDKYTEQTTVIYPCNIGITRSGSAGFGFSPIEDPEMLHEVKVLEAAGGLTLNSAPSQDACSILTATVAVKSVKGQIEDQLLKESKNARNICNVKASGTSEIEHQLNASGGTSEKQDFYATKCCSPFITVANERFEMHREDQVLGNVNMGETCNMVSEGQQRVLDDGDASVDEVSDLANVASLHVSPPPIGLKADVVVENSFINNEVSPPVTLDDEVKRELVTKNRTNGDQCSSSDDTLMNQPTTSLDERCGHEQETRAAQKKTQKEAEIKNGSNDEIVPGNVISVTNLVPIDESSEFHRELHATVNLCNGMAFENGKQLVFQTTNDSNKELISCSVAQMEINSSTASSEFSKLHRQAYAENYLCSGSTLDTIVPPEIRTTDICTVEELASNSATINQELSEASKEICAIQDSYACMDLEPEVEKEIHSSDGVTRDSEVQKIHQGTSLINEDIHVSAHVILVNQPPTPSPVIKCSNINDKSCVGESMVTCNKFCSSQEIESIESAVVDSRPTAGKGRKRKGEVEQLTENKIDSNGFIRSPCEGLRPRAGKDVGKSAEENPIPKRLKKPSNVSVPRSKRKEITQRSYKCDLEGCRMSFETKAELQLHKGNRCTYDGCGKKFSSHKYAIVHQRVHEDDRPLKCPWKGCTMSFKWAWARIEHIRVHTGEKPYHCKVDGCGLSFRFVSDFSRHRRKTGHYLNTPD; encoded by the exons ATGGGTAATGTGGAAATACCCAAATGGCTAAAAGGGTTGCCTTTGGCACCCGAGTTTAGGCCAACCGATACTGAATTTGCAGACCCAGTTGCATATATATCGAAAATTGAGAAGGAAGCTAGTGCTTTTGGGATTTGTAAGATCATACCCCCATTGCCTAAGCCTTCGAAAAGATATGTTTTTAGTAACTTGAATAGGTCGCTTTCTAAGTGTCCGGAGTTGGGTGATGATGTGGACTTGTCGAATGTTTGTTCCTCGTCAAACGGTGTTTTAAGGGATGGTGGTAATGATGGGGAGAATAGGGCGGTGTTTACAACTAGGCAGCAGGAGTTAGGGCAGAGTGTGAAGAAAGCAAAAGGGATGGTTAAGGAGAATCTGCAATCAGGTGTTCATAAGCAAGTGTGGCAAAGTGGGGAGGCTTACACATTGGAACAGTTTGAGTCAAAGTCTAAGGCTTTTGCAAGGAGTTTGTTAGGTATGCTTAAGGAGGTTAATCCATTGGTTATAGAGGCATTGTTTTGGAAGGCAGCTTCTGAGAAGCCTATCTACGTGGAATATGCAAATGATGTGCCTGGTTCGGGTTTTGGGGAACCAGAAAGCCACTCCAGGTACTTCCCTAGACGGAGGAGGAAGAGGGCATCATATCAGTCTTATCGCAGGAGTAGAGAAAGCCCTGTTTGCAGTACAAATGATATGGATGATGTAAAGAATTCCCATAATGATGAGGTTAAAGGTGTTTCCATTAAGAATGTGCCAAGCTTGTGTTTGGAGACGACACCCAGGTCATCTATGGCATCTTTGACTTCATTCGCAGAGGATAATCTGAGGTCTTCAAAGCAAAAAAGTGTAACTGCAACTAACGATATGGAAGGTACTGCAGGTTGGAAACTTTCAAATAGCCCTTGGAATCTGCAGGTGATTGCGCGCTCACCTGGCTCTCTTACACGATTTATGCCAGATGATATCCCAGGTGTTACTTCACCTATGGTCTACATTGGTATGTTGTTTAGTTGGTTTGCTTGGCATGTTGAGGATCATGAACTTCACAGCATGAATTTTCTACATACCGGTTCTCCAAAGACTTGGTATGCTGTCCCTGGAGATTATGTATTTTCTTTTGAGGAAGTTATACGCACTGAGGCTTATGGTGGCAATATTGATCGCTTAG CTGCCCTGAGTCTGTTGGGTGAGAAGACAACTCTTCTGTCTCCTAAAGCAATAATTTCCTCAGGCATTCCTTGTTGTAG GTTAGTACAGAATCCTGGTGAATTTGTTGTGACTTTTCCAAGGGCCTACCATGTAGGATTCAGCCACG GTTTTAACTGTGGGGAAGCTGCCAATTTTGGAACTCCACAATGGCTTAAAGTAGCCAAGGAAGCCGCAGTCCGTAGAGCTGCCATGAACTATCTTCCCATGCTTTCACATCAGCAGCTTCTATACCTGTTGACCATGTCTTTTGTTTCAAG GGTGCCGCGATCCTTACTACCAGGTGCTCGGAGTTCTCGTCTTAGAGATCGtcagagagaagaaagagagttGTCAGTAAAGGAGGCTTTTCTAGAAGAcatgttaaaagaaaatgacattttATCTGCTTTTCTTGAGAAAAACTCCACTTGTCATGCGGTGATATGGAACCCTGATTTGCTTCCTTGTGCAAGTAAAGAGTCTCACTTACTCAACATAACTTCTACTATTACTACcacaccaaaacaaaatgctTCCCATATTAATTTCGATGTAAATAGGAATTGCAATGAGAATGACCTGTTTAAGGAGATGAGCTTGTATATGGAAACTCTTGATGATTTATATATGGAAGAAGATGATTTGTCATGTGATTTTCAAGTTGATTCGGGGACATTAGCATGTGTGGCTTGTGGAATCCTTGgttttccttttatgtcagtGTTGCAACCACATGAGAAAGCATCAATAGAATTGATGCCCGGCGAAGAGCCAAGAGTTACAAGAATTGATAATGTTCAGCCTTCTTTAGACTCTGATAGCACCTGCAAAGGCTCTGTTTCAg ATGATCATGGTCCTGTCAAAGATTATTCTGTGCCTCTGAAGGATCTTCCAATGCCCACAGGGTGGAACACTTCTCATAAGTTTTTGAGACCTCGTATTTTCTGCCTGGAGCATGGTGTCCAAATTGAGGAGCTGTTACAGTCTAAAGGTGGAGCTAACTTGCTTATAATTTGCCATTCAG actatcaaaaaataaaagcacatGCTTATGCCATCGCTGAGGAAATTGAGAGTCCTTTCAATTATAATGAGGTTCCTTTAGAAGCAGCATCGAAAGAAGATCTGAACTTGATAAATCTTgcaattgatgatgaagatcaTCATGAATGTGGAGAAGACTGGACATCAAAACTGGGTATCAACTTACGGTATTGTGTAAAGATCAGAAAGAACTCTCCATCTAAGAAAGTCCAACATGCATTGGCATTGGGAGGATTATTCTCTGACAGAAGTCTCACAGATTTCTTAAACATCAAATGGCAATCTAGAAGATCTCGGTCAAGAATAAAGTTAAATCAGCCTTTCCATCGTAAACCATGCGAGATTATTGAACCAGACAAAGATGAAATGTCGGGGAATAAGTCAGATGGTCTCACTgtcaaaaaagaggaaaaacttgttcAGTACACTAGAAGGAAGTACAAGGTAAAAATAGATTATTCAACAAATGGGCTTGAAGGATGCTCTAGAAGGTGCTTTGCAGAAGAGGTTTCAGGAGCTAGTGGTGATGATCCTGATAAATATACTGAACAAACAACTGTAATTTACCCTTGCAATATTGGGATTACCAGAAGTGGTTCTGCAGGATTTGGTTTTTCTCCCATTGAAGATCCTGAAATGCTGCATGAAGTCAAGGTGCTTGAAGCAGCTGGTGGCTTGACCTTGAATTCTGCTCCATCACAAGATGCATGTTCAATTCTCACTGCTACTGTTGCTGTCAAAAGTGTTAAGGGCCAGATTGAGGATCAACTGCTGAAGGAATCAAAAAATGCGAGAAATATTTGTAATGTAAAAGCCAGTGGTACTTCTGAGATAGAGCATCAGCTAAATGCCTCTGGAGGAACCAGTGAAAAACAGGATTTTTACGCCACAAAATGCTGTAGTCCATTCATCACTGTAGCTAATGAAAGATTTGAAATGCATAGAGAGGATCAAGTTTTGGGAAATGTCAACATGGGTGAGACTTGTAATATGGTTTCTGAAGGGCAACAGAGGGTCCTGGATGATGGCGATGCTTCAGTAGACGAGGTTTCTGATCTTGCTAACGTAGCAAGTTTACATGTTTCTCCCCCCCCCATCGGACTAAAGGCGGATGTAGTTGTGGAGAATTCTTTCATTAACAATGAGGTATCTCCTCCTGTGACTTTGGATGATGAAGTGAAAAGAGAACTTGTGACTAAAAACAGAACTAATGGTGACCAGTGCTCTTCAAGTGATGACACATTGATGAATCAGCCTACTACCTCACTGGATGAAAGATGTGGTCATGAGCAAGAGACCCGTGCTGCACAAAAGAAGACGCAGAAAGAAgctgaaataaaaaatgggAGTAATGATGAAATCGTTCCGGGTAATGTTATTAGTGTGACTAATCTTGTGCCTATAGATGAAAGTTCTGAATTTCATAGAGAGCTGCATGCCACAGTCAACTTGTGCAATGGCATGGCTTTTGAAAATGGCAAGCAGCTGGTGTTTCAGACTACAAATGATTCTAACAAGGAACTTATCTCATGTTCTGTTGCACAAATGGAAATAAATTCATCTACTGCTTCATCAGAATTCTCTAAACTTCATAGGCAGGCCTATGCTGAAAATTATTTGTGCAGTGGCTCAACTTTGGACACCATTGTGCCACCAGAAATTCGAACTACAGACATATGCACTGTGGAGGAACTTGCCTCTAATTCTGCAACCATAAATCAAGAACTTTCTGAAGCTTCAAAAGAGATTTGTGCTATTCAAGACTCGTATGCTTGCATGGATTTAGAACCTGAAGTAGAGAAGGAAATTCATTCCAGTGATGGGGTGACTAGAGACAGTGAGGTGCAGAAAATACACCAGGGCACAAGTTTGATTAATGAGGACATACATGTTTCTGCCCATGTTATTCTGGTAAATCAGCCGCCGACTCCTTCCCCGGTTATAAAATGTTCCAACATTAATGACAAATCATGTGTTGGAGAAAGCATGGTAACGTGCAACAAATTTTGTTCATCTCAGGAGATTGAGAGCATCGAGTCTGCTGTTGTAGACTCTAGACCAACTGCtggaaagggaagaaaaagaaagggtgaAGTGGAGCAGCTAACAGAAAACAAGATCGATAGCAATGGCTTTATTAGGAGTCCATGTGAAGGATTGAGACCGAGGGCTGGGAAAGATGTTGGGAAATCAGCTGAGGAGAATCCAATACCGAAGAGGTTAAAGAAACCTTCTAATGTTTCAGTTCCTCGctcaaaaaggaaagaaatcacaCAAAGATCTTACAAGTGTGACCTAGAAGGTTGCCGCATGAGTTTTGAGACAAAAGCAGAGTTACAGTTGCACAAGGGCAATCGATGCACATATGATGGATGTGGTAAGAAGTTTAGTTCCCACAAATATGCAATAGTTCATCAACGTGTTCATGAAGATGATAGACCCCTCAAGTGTCCATGGAAGGGTTGCACCATGTCATTCAAGTGGGCATGGGCTAGGATTGAGCATATACGGGTGCACACTGGTGAGAAGCCATACCACTGCAAGGTCGATGGCTGTGGCCTTTCTTTCAGGTTTGTATCAGACTTTAGTCGGCATAGGAGGAAAACAGGACACTATTTGAACACACCTGACTGA
- the LOC133705031 gene encoding lysM domain receptor-like kinase 3 has protein sequence MNIINYLHPKSKTSKSLKSSPSPSPSATSSSSASSLINPSSNNYPSTNDSPTCSEASKSLSFSSKTSLSSLKDSLPENPHIYDFSEICKTTSNFLKKPFSSSSSSTSWRCSIRGKEVIIFQRKFRRQIGLPELQKKLLTICRSHHSSVIKLLGVSSPENSIYLVYEYVHGANLATCLRNPQNPSYTVLSSWLSRMQIATDIANGLDYIHHCSGLNSEFVHGRIKSSSILVTEDSLNAKICHFGTADLCGEMVGNESSLSKNFDRSDSREMKFEGTTGYMAPEFQASGFVTQKCDVYAFGVVILELMSGEEALRYVFDKGGGVYERISVIKMAREVVAAGEGELRKWVDKRLKDSYPVEVAEKMVLLGLQCVDDDPEKRPHTGLIDVRVSKLYLKSKKWAKKFGLPTDFSVSLAPR, from the coding sequence atgaacaTAATCAACTATCTTCACCCAAAATCCAAGACATCGAAGTCCTTAAAATcgtcaccatcaccatcaccatcagcaacatcatcatcatctgctTCTTCTTTGATCAACCCATCATCTAACAACTACCCATCAACAAATGACTCTCCAACCTGTTCAGAAGCATCAAAGTCCCTGTCTTTCTCAAGCAAAACATCTCTTTCCAGCCTCAAAGACTCATTACCAGAAAACCCTCACATTTATGACTTCTCTGAAATCTGTAAAACTACCAGCAACTTTTTAAAGaaacccttttcttcttcctcttcatcaacCTCTTGGAGATGCTCAATTCGTGGAAAAGAAGTGATTATTTTTCAACGCAAGTTTCGCCGTCAGATTGGATTACCTGAGCTTCAAAAGAAGTTACTGACCATTTGCAGGAGTCATCACAGTAGCGTGATCAAGCTTCTTGGTGTTTCCTCTCCAGAGAACTCTATCTATCTTGTTTATGAGTATGTTCATGGTGCAAATTTAGCTACTTGTCTTAGGAATCCACAGAACCCCAGTTACACAGTTTTATCATCCTGGTTATCTCGTATGCAAATTGCTACTGATATAGCTAATGGTCTTGATTATATTCACCACTGTTCAGGTTTGAATTCAGAATTTGTGCATGGTCGTATAAAAAGTTCAAGCATTTTAGTTACTGAAGATTCTTTGAATGCCAAGATTTGTCATTTTGGAACTGCTGATTTGTGTGGAGAGATGGTGGGGAATGAAAGTTCTTTGTCGAAAAATTTTGATAGGTCAGATAGTAGGgaaatgaaatttgaaggaACGACAGGATATATGGCGCCGGAGTTTCAGGCAAGTGGATTTGTGACTCAGAAATGTGACGTGTATGCATTCGGGGTGGTGATTTTGGAGTTGATGTCTGGGGAGGAGGCGTTGCGATATGTGTTTGATAAGGGGGGTGGAGTTTATGAGAGAATTAGTGTGATTAAGATGGCAAGGGAGGTGGTGGCTGCTGGTGAGGGTGAGTTAAGGAAGTGGGTTGACAAAAGGTTGAAGGATTCGTATCCGGTTGAAGTAGCAGAGAAGATGGTGCTGTTGGGATTGCAGTGTGTGGATGATGATCCTGAGAAGCGGCCCCATACGGGGCTAATTGATGTTAGAGTCTCTAAATTGTATTTGAAGTCAAAGAAATGGGCTAAAAAGTTTGGTTTGCCCACTGATTTCTCGGTCTCTTTGGCGCCACGATGA